In one window of Mesorhizobium sp. B2-1-1 DNA:
- a CDS encoding extracellular solute-binding protein, translating to MKITRRQAVGGLAGMAALPVARAFAQTAKLPTAPVTINIVDVAGNLALTQKAIENYKTAKPELISNIVFTKAPAPELPGKIKAQQAANRVDIDLVLTGTDALSAGLEMDLWVKLLPDDSGALPKLADIYQEPAARMQTLAKDHGVVVTYYPSGPLLEYMPDKVKTVPTTAEELLAWAKENPNRFLYARPANSGPGRTFLMGLPYLLGDSDPKDPVKGWDKTWAYLKELHKYIEYYPTGTGALMKELGEGTRDMTVSTTGWDINPRVLGVVPKEAKVGALKGFHWVADAHYMCVPKGVSDEKLAVLKDLMAFLLTPKQQAYTYDEGYFYPGPAAKDVTLDMAPQESQNAIAEFGRTEYADLIANNPIELPLEPASMVTAFRTWDEQVAAAAK from the coding sequence ATCAAGATCACTCGGCGACAGGCGGTCGGCGGATTAGCCGGCATGGCGGCGCTTCCGGTTGCGCGCGCGTTTGCCCAGACCGCCAAGCTGCCGACCGCGCCCGTCACCATCAATATCGTCGATGTCGCCGGCAATCTGGCGCTAACCCAGAAGGCGATCGAGAATTACAAGACGGCCAAGCCGGAACTGATCTCGAACATCGTCTTCACCAAGGCGCCCGCCCCCGAGCTTCCCGGCAAGATCAAGGCGCAGCAGGCGGCGAACCGCGTCGATATCGACCTCGTGCTTACCGGAACGGATGCGCTGTCGGCAGGCCTCGAGATGGACCTGTGGGTCAAGCTGCTTCCTGACGATTCGGGCGCCTTGCCGAAGCTGGCCGATATCTATCAGGAGCCGGCAGCGCGGATGCAGACGCTGGCCAAGGACCACGGCGTCGTCGTCACCTACTACCCGTCCGGGCCGCTGCTCGAATACATGCCCGACAAGGTCAAGACGGTGCCGACCACGGCGGAGGAGCTTCTGGCGTGGGCCAAGGAGAACCCGAACCGGTTCCTCTATGCGCGCCCGGCCAATTCCGGCCCCGGCCGCACCTTCCTGATGGGTCTTCCCTATCTGCTCGGCGACAGCGATCCGAAGGATCCGGTCAAGGGCTGGGACAAGACCTGGGCCTATCTTAAGGAACTGCACAAATACATCGAATATTATCCGACCGGCACCGGTGCGCTGATGAAGGAACTCGGCGAAGGCACGCGCGACATGACGGTGTCGACGACTGGCTGGGACATCAACCCGCGCGTTCTCGGCGTCGTGCCGAAGGAAGCCAAGGTTGGGGCGCTGAAAGGCTTCCATTGGGTCGCCGACGCCCATTACATGTGCGTGCCGAAAGGGGTCAGCGACGAAAAACTCGCCGTGCTCAAGGATCTGATGGCATTCCTGCTGACGCCTAAACAGCAGGCCTATACCTATGACGAGGGCTATTTCTATCCGGGCCCGGCGGCCAAGGATGTCACCCTCGACATGGCGCCGCAGGAAAGCCAGAATGCGATCGCCGAATTCGGCCGCACCGAATATGCCGACCTGATCGCCAACAACCCGATCGAACTGCCGCTGGAGCCCGCTTCGATGGTAACGGCATTCCGAACCTGGGACGAACAGGTCGCCGCCGCCGCGAAATGA
- a CDS encoding ABC transporter ATP-binding protein: MLLASSKFDELRLDHMSRKFGSMSALSDVSLTVRKGEFIALLGPSGCGKSTALNCIAGLLSTTGGSIYLDDKRIDQLKPEDRGFGMVFQNYALFPHMTVKANIGFGLKMRGTPKAEITQRVDEALGLVRLETQGHKLPGQLSGGQQQRVAIARAIVIEPPLVLMDEPLSNLDAKLRIEMRAEIRRIHNQLGATTLYVTHDQDEALSLADRIVVLRDGRIRQVGAPRDLYESPDHLDVAEFMGYRNRLTGKVTRRDGDIATVEVGGVSLSGRVRDDLAVGAQAVIAARPDDVTVSDKGIGTLDAKVETIEYRGREFVGTARTEGGLELIFHASQAASVGNTVSLSIDSAHALIYAA, encoded by the coding sequence ATGCTGCTCGCCTCGTCGAAATTCGACGAACTCCGCCTCGATCATATGAGTCGAAAATTCGGCAGTATGAGCGCGCTGAGTGACGTTTCGCTGACCGTGCGCAAGGGGGAATTCATCGCCCTGCTCGGACCTTCGGGCTGCGGCAAGTCGACCGCACTGAACTGCATCGCCGGACTGCTTTCCACCACGGGCGGCAGCATCTATCTCGACGACAAGCGCATCGACCAGCTTAAGCCGGAAGACCGCGGCTTCGGCATGGTCTTCCAGAACTATGCGCTGTTCCCGCATATGACCGTCAAAGCCAATATCGGCTTCGGCCTGAAAATGCGCGGCACGCCCAAGGCCGAGATCACGCAGCGCGTCGACGAGGCGCTGGGGCTGGTGCGGCTGGAAACGCAGGGCCACAAGCTGCCGGGTCAACTGTCAGGCGGTCAGCAGCAGCGGGTCGCCATCGCCCGCGCCATCGTCATCGAGCCGCCGCTGGTGCTGATGGACGAGCCGCTCTCCAACCTCGACGCGAAGTTGCGCATCGAGATGCGTGCGGAAATCCGGCGCATCCACAACCAGCTCGGGGCCACCACCCTTTATGTGACGCATGACCAGGATGAGGCCTTGTCGCTTGCCGACCGCATAGTCGTGCTGCGCGATGGCCGAATCCGGCAGGTCGGCGCTCCGCGGGACCTCTATGAGAGCCCGGACCATCTCGACGTCGCCGAATTCATGGGCTACCGCAACCGGCTAACCGGCAAGGTCACCCGGCGCGACGGCGACATTGCCACGGTCGAGGTCGGCGGCGTCAGCCTTTCGGGCAGAGTGCGCGACGATCTCGCGGTTGGCGCGCAAGCCGTGATCGCCGCCAGGCCGGACGATGTCACCGTGAGCGACAAGGGCATTGGGACGCTCGATGCGAAGGTCGAAACCATCGAGTATCGCGGCCGGGAATTCGTCGGCACGGCACGCACCGAGGGCGGCCTCGAGCTGATTTTCCATGCCAGCCAGGCCGCGTCGGTCGGGAACACGGTTTCGCTCTCGATCGATTCTGCCCATGCCCTGATCTACGCGGCCTGA
- a CDS encoding ABC transporter permease, with protein MSTLDHTPSPSLRQRLALHGIDGVTLLVLPAALFTLAIFVYPFVYGLLLSFQPKEGGLLANYQRFFSDPFLYNTIATTLWLAVPVTVISLALALPIAFRVRLMTHQRMLTTILVLPVTLGTVLVAEGLLNYLGPQGWFSRTLMLFGVISSPVKLTNNYWGVFASLIITGFPFTFLLTLSYVTGIDPALEQAAATHGARSWQRFRYVFLPLLIPGLAIAFLLSFVQAFAVFPSAVLLGAPAGPTRVISIAAYQAAFEQYDYSMASAIAMIMAGVQLVIVVAILMLRNLFYRGSTAGGKG; from the coding sequence ATGTCGACGCTCGATCATACGCCCTCTCCTTCTCTGCGCCAGCGGCTGGCCTTGCACGGGATCGACGGCGTCACCCTTCTGGTGCTTCCGGCCGCCTTGTTTACGCTGGCGATCTTCGTCTATCCCTTTGTCTACGGCCTGCTCCTGTCCTTCCAGCCGAAGGAAGGGGGGCTCCTCGCCAACTACCAGCGTTTCTTCTCCGACCCGTTCCTTTACAACACCATTGCCACAACGCTGTGGCTGGCGGTGCCGGTCACCGTTATCAGCCTGGCGCTGGCGCTGCCCATCGCCTTTCGCGTTCGCCTGATGACGCACCAGCGTATGCTGACCACCATCCTCGTGCTGCCGGTAACGCTCGGCACGGTGCTGGTGGCGGAAGGCCTGCTCAACTATCTGGGACCGCAGGGCTGGTTCAGCCGCACGCTGATGTTGTTCGGCGTCATCAGCAGTCCCGTGAAACTCACCAACAATTACTGGGGTGTTTTCGCGTCGCTGATCATCACCGGTTTCCCGTTCACGTTCCTGTTGACGCTTTCCTATGTGACAGGCATCGATCCGGCACTGGAACAGGCAGCGGCGACCCACGGCGCGCGCTCCTGGCAGCGGTTCCGCTATGTGTTCCTGCCGCTGCTGATCCCCGGCCTGGCCATCGCCTTCCTGCTTTCGTTCGTACAGGCCTTCGCCGTCTTTCCGTCGGCGGTTCTGCTCGGTGCGCCGGCCGGGCCGACCCGCGTGATCTCGATTGCGGCCTACCAGGCCGCCTTCGAGCAATATGACTACTCGATGGCCTCGGCAATCGCGATGATCATGGCCGGTGTGCAGTTGGTCATCGTCGTCGCCATCCTGATGCTGCGCAACCTGTTCTATCGCGGCAGCACCGCAGGCGGAAAGGGCTGA
- a CDS encoding ABC transporter permease: MIRDTTIAAKLWITAIWVVVGFFVLNLAAMIATVILSSFGTRWLGTWIPAGFTTRWYFAAWAEFQLHDILIVTFQIAFTVVALSGLLGVTAAYALARRDFPGKKLVMLLFLLPLLVPPITFGIPLATVLYQSGVGGTFWGVVLANLVPTVPFVILVMIPFIEQIDPKIEAAARVFGANTFQLFLHVLLPMLMPGILAALLLVLVRTIGMFELTFLTAGPTSQTLVVALYYSVFASGVRAVQSIDAMAVVYMITTLVWLLIALRFVNPTQIVARAKQQPASA; the protein is encoded by the coding sequence ATGATCCGCGACACAACCATCGCCGCCAAGCTCTGGATCACCGCCATCTGGGTGGTGGTGGGTTTCTTCGTACTCAACCTCGCGGCGATGATTGCCACGGTCATCCTGTCGTCCTTCGGCACGCGCTGGCTGGGCACATGGATTCCTGCCGGCTTCACCACCCGCTGGTATTTCGCCGCCTGGGCGGAATTCCAGCTCCACGATATCCTGATCGTAACCTTCCAGATCGCCTTCACCGTGGTCGCGCTTTCAGGCCTGCTCGGCGTGACGGCGGCCTATGCGCTGGCGCGGCGCGATTTTCCCGGCAAGAAGCTGGTCATGCTTCTGTTCCTGCTGCCGCTTCTGGTCCCGCCGATCACCTTCGGCATTCCGCTGGCTACCGTGCTCTACCAATCGGGGGTCGGTGGCACCTTCTGGGGCGTGGTGCTGGCCAATCTCGTGCCGACGGTTCCTTTCGTCATCCTGGTGATGATCCCCTTCATCGAGCAGATCGATCCCAAGATCGAGGCGGCCGCGCGTGTCTTCGGCGCCAACACGTTCCAGCTCTTTCTCCATGTTCTGCTGCCGATGCTGATGCCGGGCATCTTGGCGGCGCTGCTGCTGGTGCTGGTGCGTACCATCGGCATGTTCGAACTGACCTTCCTGACAGCCGGGCCGACCAGCCAGACGCTCGTCGTGGCGCTGTACTATTCGGTCTTCGCCTCGGGCGTTCGCGCGGTGCAGTCGATCGACGCGATGGCGGTGGTGTATATGATAACGACGCTGGTCTGGCTGCTGATCGCATTGCGCTTCGTCAATCCGACGCAGATTGTAGCGCGGGCAAAGCAGCAGCCCGCCTCCGCCTGA
- a CDS encoding Gfo/Idh/MocA family protein → MSRLRVAMIGLGPAALPHAKSLVDLAGRIEVKWAASRSQATAEAFADQFSFPVTTDIAAAIADPEVQAVMVLTPANAHLAVAELALAAGKHVLVEKPLETTLARAEKLVTLARGAGLRLGVVLQHRFRPASLRLRQLLASGAIGTVEAASLRVPWWRPQAYYDTGGRGSFARDGGGVLLSQAIHAIDLFRSLLGEVEVLASQVRTTGLHRMEAEDYVTALMRLGNGSPASLLATTAAYPGSPETMEIVGSLGTATLTGGALSVDWLDGREERVEAEGKTGSGAAIMDFPHDAHRALIDDFADAISQDRDPVVTGEEALQTQRLIAALIRADPASNQPV, encoded by the coding sequence ATGAGCAGGCTACGTGTCGCCATGATCGGCTTGGGTCCGGCGGCGTTGCCGCATGCGAAGAGCCTCGTCGATCTTGCGGGCAGGATCGAGGTGAAATGGGCGGCCAGCCGCAGCCAGGCGACGGCAGAAGCCTTTGCCGACCAGTTTTCCTTTCCCGTGACGACCGATATTGCGGCCGCGATTGCCGATCCCGAGGTTCAGGCGGTAATGGTGCTGACGCCGGCCAACGCGCATCTGGCGGTGGCCGAGCTGGCCCTTGCCGCCGGCAAGCACGTGCTCGTCGAAAAGCCGCTCGAAACGACGCTGGCGCGCGCCGAGAAGCTGGTCACGCTGGCCCGCGGGGCCGGCCTGCGCCTCGGCGTCGTCCTGCAGCACCGTTTCCGGCCGGCCAGCCTGCGGCTGCGCCAACTGCTGGCTTCCGGCGCCATCGGCACGGTGGAGGCGGCCAGTCTTCGGGTTCCGTGGTGGCGGCCGCAGGCCTACTACGACACCGGCGGCCGCGGCAGCTTCGCGCGGGACGGGGGCGGCGTGCTGTTGTCGCAGGCCATCCACGCCATCGACCTTTTCCGCTCTCTGCTGGGAGAGGTAGAGGTGTTGGCTTCGCAGGTGCGGACGACCGGCCTGCACCGGATGGAGGCTGAGGATTATGTCACCGCCCTGATGCGGCTCGGCAACGGCTCACCGGCCTCGCTGCTCGCCACGACGGCGGCCTATCCGGGCTCGCCTGAAACCATGGAGATTGTCGGCTCGCTCGGCACGGCCACGCTGACCGGCGGGGCGCTGAGCGTCGACTGGCTCGACGGGCGCGAAGAGCGCGTCGAGGCGGAGGGGAAGACAGGCAGCGGCGCAGCCATCATGGACTTCCCCCACGACGCGCATCGTGCGCTGATTGACGATTTCGCCGATGCGATTTCGCAAGACCGCGATCCGGTCGTGACGGGTGAGGAGGCGCTCCAGACACAGCGCCTGATCGCAGCCCTCATCCGTGCGGATCCGGCCAGCAACCAACCCGTATAA
- a CDS encoding Gfo/Idh/MocA family protein: MRFAVIGIDHRHVYDLIGGLLDAGAECAGYDPATTDPKVAAGIAERFPRIAPVERRRLIEDPAIDLVVTAAVPSDRAAIAVEAMWHGKDVLADKPGLTTFEQLAAVRQTVRETGRIFSICFSERLLTRASTLATQLAMDGAIGEVIHVTGLGPHRLNRALRPAWFFDPVNYGGILVDIASHQIDQFLFYTGCADANVVSSAVGHFGAPDIPAFQDFGDILLRGDKASGYIRVDWFTADGLPTWGDGRLVLLGTKGTIELRKYVDIAGKPGTDHVFLVDGQGTRHFDASGEKISYFERLLADVRERTETAMTQEHVFTVCRLALEAQAAAVVVTGQERNAR, translated from the coding sequence ATGCGATTTGCCGTGATCGGCATCGATCATCGTCACGTCTATGACCTGATCGGTGGGCTTCTGGATGCCGGCGCCGAGTGCGCCGGCTACGATCCCGCGACGACCGATCCCAAGGTTGCCGCCGGCATCGCCGAGCGTTTTCCACGGATCGCGCCGGTCGAACGACGGCGCCTGATCGAGGATCCCGCCATCGACCTCGTCGTTACCGCGGCTGTCCCCTCCGACCGGGCCGCCATTGCCGTCGAGGCCATGTGGCATGGCAAGGACGTGCTTGCGGACAAGCCCGGCCTGACCACGTTCGAGCAGCTTGCCGCCGTGCGGCAGACCGTGCGTGAGACGGGACGCATCTTTTCGATCTGCTTTTCGGAGCGCCTCCTGACCCGAGCCTCGACGCTGGCGACGCAACTGGCGATGGACGGCGCCATCGGCGAGGTCATCCATGTGACGGGCCTGGGGCCGCACCGGCTCAACCGTGCGCTACGCCCGGCGTGGTTTTTCGATCCCGTGAATTACGGCGGCATCCTGGTCGATATCGCCTCGCACCAAATTGATCAGTTCCTGTTCTATACTGGCTGCGCCGACGCGAATGTCGTTTCAAGTGCGGTCGGCCATTTTGGCGCTCCTGACATTCCGGCATTCCAGGATTTCGGCGACATCCTCCTGCGGGGAGACAAAGCGAGCGGCTATATCCGCGTCGACTGGTTCACCGCCGACGGGCTGCCGACCTGGGGGGATGGACGGCTCGTCCTGCTCGGCACCAAGGGCACGATCGAGCTTAGGAAATATGTCGACATAGCCGGCAAACCTGGCACGGACCACGTATTTCTCGTCGATGGCCAAGGCACGCGCCATTTCGATGCGTCGGGTGAAAAGATATCCTATTTCGAGCGCCTGCTTGCCGATGTGCGCGAGCGTACCGAAACGGCGATGACGCAGGAGCATGTCTTCACGGTCTGCCGGCTGGCGCTCGAGGCGCAGGCGGCGGCGGTCGTCGTGACGGGGCAGGAAAGGAACGCGCGATGA
- a CDS encoding ABC transporter substrate-binding protein — protein sequence MFTISRRQALGGLAGFAALPFGRSFADELALPTSPVALNIIDVAGNLQLTQAAIEKFGKENPGLVSKITFSRAPSPELPAKLAAQQAANRVDIDLVLTGPGAMSDGITQGLWIDVWTKYPTVLPKAEDVYLDSALMMQKNFGQNEGVAVVYSPSGPLFEYAPDRVKTIPRNTDELLAWVKANPGKFCYARPVNSGPGWTFLMAMPYILGDKNPSDPINGWEKTWAYLKALDEGIDYYPSGTTVTMKELAEGTRDMIVSTFGWDINPRVLGIVPKEIETFALEGTHWVPDTQFMCIPKGVAEEKVAVLVKLMAFMLEPAQQAYTYDKGYFYPGPAVKGVPLSAAPQESQDAIAEFGRPQYEELIRKFPVEAPLKPEALVAAFEKWDREVGANKMK from the coding sequence ATGTTCACGATTTCACGCCGCCAGGCGCTTGGCGGATTGGCTGGGTTTGCAGCGCTGCCCTTTGGCAGGTCATTCGCCGACGAGCTTGCTCTGCCCACTTCGCCGGTGGCGCTCAACATCATTGATGTCGCGGGCAATCTGCAGCTTACCCAGGCGGCAATCGAGAAATTCGGCAAGGAAAATCCGGGGCTCGTCTCCAAGATCACGTTCTCGCGCGCGCCGTCCCCCGAACTGCCGGCCAAGCTCGCCGCGCAGCAGGCGGCCAACCGGGTCGACATCGACCTGGTGCTGACGGGTCCGGGTGCCATGTCGGACGGCATCACCCAGGGCCTGTGGATCGACGTGTGGACGAAATACCCCACTGTGCTGCCCAAGGCTGAGGACGTCTATCTCGACAGCGCCTTGATGATGCAGAAGAACTTCGGCCAGAACGAAGGCGTCGCCGTCGTCTATTCGCCATCGGGCCCACTCTTCGAATATGCGCCGGACAGGGTCAAGACCATCCCCAGGAACACCGACGAACTGCTGGCGTGGGTGAAGGCCAATCCCGGCAAATTCTGCTATGCGCGGCCGGTCAATTCGGGACCGGGCTGGACCTTCCTGATGGCCATGCCCTACATCCTCGGCGACAAGAATCCTTCCGATCCCATCAATGGCTGGGAGAAGACCTGGGCCTATCTGAAGGCGCTGGATGAAGGCATCGATTACTATCCCTCCGGCACCACGGTGACGATGAAGGAGCTGGCCGAGGGCACCCGCGACATGATCGTTTCCACCTTCGGCTGGGACATCAACCCGCGTGTGTTGGGCATCGTGCCGAAGGAGATCGAGACGTTTGCGCTCGAAGGCACGCATTGGGTGCCCGATACGCAGTTCATGTGCATTCCCAAGGGCGTCGCGGAGGAAAAGGTCGCGGTTCTGGTCAAGCTCATGGCCTTCATGCTCGAACCCGCGCAGCAGGCCTATACCTACGACAAGGGCTATTTCTATCCCGGTCCGGCGGTCAAGGGGGTACCACTCAGCGCCGCGCCGCAGGAAAGCCAGGACGCCATCGCAGAGTTCGGCCGCCCACAATATGAAGAGCTGATCAGGAAGTTCCCGGTCGAAGCGCCGTTAAAGCCGGAAGCACTGGTCGCCGCCTTCGAGAAATGGGACCGCGAGGTCGGTGCCAACAAGATGAAATAG
- a CDS encoding extracellular solute-binding protein yields MTARELKVNRRTILGGIGGTFLADTTRAWAQSPKLAASPVVISVMDVGGALALSQPAFENYAKKYPERTERIVFTKAPVTELAGKLRAQQEANRVDIDMVLTGSDGLAAGLANGTWIKILPDFNDKFPKIEDNYEPAALALHKKQGAGYGVVVNYYPSGPLIEYAPERVKEVPGSVEELLAWAKAHPGRFMYARPTNSGPGRTFMMGLPYLLGDKDPQDPVDGWEKTWAYLAEIGQYIDYYPAGTGVTMKEFGEGSRDIIISTTGWDINPRALGIVPESARIGTLKGFHWVSDAFFMCVPKGISDDKLAVVLDLMAFLLTREAQAYSYDEGYLYPGPAVKNVPVSMAPQHSQDIVKRFGRDEYASLIADNPIELPLPPEKMIAAFRKWDELVGAKKS; encoded by the coding sequence ATGACTGCTCGTGAACTCAAGGTGAATCGCCGCACCATCCTTGGCGGCATTGGCGGTACATTCCTCGCCGACACGACGCGGGCCTGGGCGCAATCACCCAAATTGGCGGCATCGCCGGTCGTCATTTCGGTGATGGACGTGGGCGGCGCGCTGGCGCTTTCGCAGCCGGCCTTCGAAAACTACGCCAAGAAATATCCCGAGCGCACCGAACGGATCGTCTTCACCAAGGCGCCGGTGACCGAGCTTGCCGGAAAGCTGCGCGCGCAGCAAGAAGCCAACCGCGTCGATATCGACATGGTGCTGACCGGCTCCGACGGTCTGGCGGCAGGCCTAGCCAACGGCACATGGATCAAGATTCTGCCTGATTTCAACGACAAGTTTCCCAAAATCGAGGACAATTACGAACCGGCCGCACTGGCCCTGCACAAGAAGCAGGGCGCGGGATATGGCGTTGTCGTCAACTACTATCCTTCCGGCCCGCTGATCGAATACGCCCCTGAGCGGGTGAAGGAGGTTCCCGGCTCGGTCGAGGAGCTGCTAGCCTGGGCCAAGGCCCATCCGGGCCGCTTCATGTATGCGCGGCCCACCAATTCCGGCCCCGGCCGTACATTCATGATGGGTCTCCCCTACCTGCTCGGCGACAAGGATCCGCAGGATCCCGTCGACGGCTGGGAGAAGACCTGGGCCTATCTGGCAGAGATCGGCCAGTATATCGACTATTATCCCGCGGGCACCGGCGTCACCATGAAGGAATTCGGGGAAGGTAGCCGCGACATCATCATTTCGACCACGGGATGGGACATCAATCCGCGCGCCCTCGGCATCGTGCCGGAATCGGCAAGGATCGGCACGCTCAAGGGCTTCCATTGGGTTTCGGACGCCTTTTTCATGTGCGTTCCGAAAGGCATTTCCGACGACAAGCTCGCCGTGGTGCTTGATCTGATGGCATTTTTGCTTACGCGCGAAGCGCAGGCTTATTCCTACGATGAGGGCTATCTCTACCCCGGCCCGGCGGTGAAGAACGTGCCTGTCTCCATGGCGCCGCAGCACAGCCAGGACATCGTCAAACGTTTCGGCAGGGACGAGTATGCCAGCCTCATCGCCGACAACCCGATCGAACTGCCGCTGCCGCCGGAAAAGATGATCGCCGCCTTCCGAAAGTGGGACGAATTGGTCGGCGCAAAGAAATCCTGA
- a CDS encoding N-acetylglucosamine-6-phosphate deacetylase — MITPGLVDMQVNGFAGVDFNSGTLTAAELDEALEALLACGVTACLPTIITARPDELSARFSALDKAVSESRLGPLMCPGYHLEGPFLNPAPGYSGCHPASAMTAADPALIERLQSLLKRPILLTTLAPEVEGGIAFIRAMNRHNILVSIGHSACGFELVAQAAAAGAVLSTHLGNGLPQTLPKLDNTLFAQLAEDRLAATFIADGIHVPPGALKSLVRAKGLDRSVLVTDAVSAAGAPHGSYEFAGMRVESRADGSVRVPGGVGLAGSALRLDDAVRNLVRWGIAGFAQAVDMASANVMALLQPALDAHGLRVPASEIEWAPDMTITHARVGEEEREYDRQTTKWEGRQP; from the coding sequence ATGATTACTCCCGGTCTGGTCGACATGCAGGTCAATGGCTTCGCCGGCGTCGATTTCAACTCGGGGACCCTGACGGCGGCGGAACTCGACGAAGCGCTGGAGGCCCTCCTGGCGTGCGGCGTGACAGCGTGCCTGCCGACGATCATCACGGCAAGGCCGGACGAATTGTCGGCGCGGTTCAGCGCTCTCGACAAGGCTGTCTCCGAAAGCCGCCTCGGTCCCCTCATGTGCCCCGGCTATCATCTGGAAGGTCCGTTCCTCAATCCCGCCCCGGGTTATTCCGGATGCCATCCCGCCTCGGCGATGACCGCTGCGGATCCTGCGCTCATTGAGCGTCTGCAGTCGCTGCTCAAGCGCCCGATCCTTTTGACGACGCTGGCTCCCGAAGTGGAAGGTGGCATTGCTTTCATACGGGCCATGAACCGGCACAACATTCTTGTTTCGATCGGCCACTCGGCTTGCGGTTTTGAGCTCGTGGCGCAGGCCGCGGCGGCTGGCGCTGTCCTTTCCACCCATCTCGGCAACGGGCTGCCGCAAACCTTGCCGAAACTCGACAATACCCTGTTTGCCCAACTGGCCGAAGACCGTCTCGCCGCGACATTCATCGCCGACGGGATTCACGTTCCGCCAGGCGCGTTGAAATCGCTGGTCCGGGCAAAAGGGCTGGACCGGTCGGTCCTGGTTACCGATGCCGTTTCGGCGGCCGGTGCGCCGCACGGATCTTACGAATTTGCCGGAATGCGGGTCGAGAGCCGCGCCGATGGCTCGGTCCGCGTTCCTGGCGGCGTCGGGCTCGCCGGGTCGGCGCTGCGACTGGACGACGCCGTGCGCAACCTGGTGCGCTGGGGCATCGCCGGTTTCGCACAGGCTGTCGATATGGCCTCGGCAAATGTGATGGCGCTGCTGCAGCCGGCGCTGGACGCGCATGGCCTTCGCGTGCCCGCCAGCGAGATCGAGTGGGCGCCCGACATGACCATCACCCATGCGCGCGTCGGAGAAGAAGAACGCGAATACGACCGGCAAACGACAAAATGGGAAGGAAGACAACCATGA
- a CDS encoding ROK family transcriptional regulator, with amino-acid sequence MLTLYTADFEDARQRDCARVIASLHEGGGKSRAALAAELDMTSMAISRAIADLVGRGIIEQSVGQVSGRGRPPAQIVLNPGCAGATVLLVSSQELVGVLVDFRGSVLARQTAHVPSDADSARMTATMRDLVAGLLGSCPSGMRHVGTSVAVSGIVDVKTRTWILTSRWPNVRDFDVGKALDGITPRVFLFRQLDVELSARYAVPGMERLEGAFILHWGWGIGLAYRGSDDAPMRQGGPFGEIGHWRFNVLKDRPCGCGNRGCLETAASLSALLPVIREIYPWASGEEELLSSQIETMELTDIPEIRVAVDLMARALGNACRLLFPEKVFITGPFTCNAGLYELLRSRFEAEGLIGTLRLPTLISDRSSLDYVVQGAAQPLHEIAVCVLLGTPQGKPNGAGRSRRNGKRQRPMP; translated from the coding sequence ATGTTGACGCTCTACACCGCGGATTTCGAGGACGCCCGCCAACGCGACTGCGCACGCGTCATCGCCAGCCTGCACGAAGGCGGCGGCAAATCCCGCGCCGCACTTGCCGCCGAGTTGGACATGACCTCGATGGCGATCTCGCGCGCCATCGCCGACCTCGTCGGCAGGGGCATCATCGAGCAAAGCGTCGGCCAGGTGAGCGGCCGTGGCCGCCCACCGGCGCAAATCGTTTTGAACCCCGGTTGCGCGGGCGCGACCGTCCTTCTTGTTTCCAGCCAGGAACTGGTTGGCGTCCTTGTCGATTTCCGCGGAAGTGTCCTCGCCCGGCAAACCGCCCATGTTCCGTCCGACGCCGATTCGGCCCGCATGACCGCGACGATGCGTGACCTTGTCGCCGGTCTGCTCGGCAGCTGCCCGTCTGGCATGCGTCATGTCGGAACGTCCGTTGCCGTTTCCGGCATCGTGGACGTGAAGACCCGGACGTGGATATTGACCTCGCGATGGCCGAACGTTCGCGATTTCGACGTCGGCAAGGCGCTCGATGGCATCACGCCGCGCGTGTTCCTGTTTCGCCAACTGGATGTCGAATTGAGCGCCCGATACGCCGTGCCGGGCATGGAACGACTGGAAGGCGCCTTCATTCTTCATTGGGGTTGGGGCATCGGCCTGGCCTATCGCGGCAGCGACGATGCGCCGATGCGCCAGGGCGGCCCCTTCGGCGAAATCGGCCATTGGCGTTTCAACGTGCTCAAGGATCGCCCCTGCGGATGCGGCAACCGGGGCTGTCTCGAAACAGCAGCTTCGCTGTCAGCCCTGTTGCCGGTCATACGGGAGATATATCCGTGGGCTTCAGGGGAGGAGGAACTCCTCTCCAGCCAAATCGAGACGATGGAGCTGACGGATATTCCCGAAATCCGGGTCGCCGTCGATCTTATGGCGCGCGCGCTGGGTAACGCCTGCAGGCTGCTTTTCCCCGAGAAGGTGTTCATCACCGGCCCGTTTACCTGCAATGCCGGACTCTACGAACTTCTACGCTCCCGCTTCGAGGCGGAAGGATTGATCGGCACCTTGCGCCTGCCGACCCTGATCTCCGATCGCTCCAGCCTGGACTACGTCGTCCAAGGCGCCGCGCAACCGCTTCATGAAATCGCCGTTTGCGTGCTGCTCGGCACGCCGCAGGGGAAACCGAATGGCGCAGGGCGGAGCCGGCGGAATGGAAAGCGGCAAAGGCCGATGCCCTGA